One Micromonospora eburnea genomic region harbors:
- a CDS encoding DUF3117 domain-containing protein, translated as MAAMKPRTGDGPLEVTKEGRGIVMRVPLEGGGRLVVEMTPDEATALGDALKAAAG; from the coding sequence ATGGCGGCGATGAAGCCGCGGACGGGCGACGGTCCGCTGGAAGTCACCAAGGAGGGCCGGGGCATCGTCATGCGGGTCCCGCTGGAGGGCGGTGGCCGGCTCGTCGTCGAGATGACTCCCGACGAGGCCACCGCGCTGGGTGACGCGCTGAAGGCGGCCGCCGGCTGA
- a CDS encoding leucyl aminopeptidase produces the protein MLAIRLVSEPVRLDALVLPVRPEGPDAPATLVPTASPPAEEIRAEVIALLPAARLTGDTGEIREHLRPGGTPSRLVLLGVGAGDESAWRSAGAALARAAKNETHITVALPVDGEPALRGLVEGLLLGSYRFRLTEAGGAPALAEVDVVVADPEALAPTLATARTTAEMTRLARDLTNTPSSTKNPAWFAAQIETAAAGHPDLHLRVREPAELAAEGFGGILAVGGGSANGPRLVELDWRPADARTHVVLVGKGITFDTGGISIKPVPAMKLMRKDMAGAAAVLAATLGAAALRLPVRVTTLAPLAENMVSGSAFRPGDIVRHYGGLTSESTNSDAEGRLVLADAMAYAARELKPDLLVDLATLTGANAVALGKRHGALYSENDQLATDLLTAIAAAGERAWRMPLPADYVEYLGSEVADLHSSPDRGAGSVVAALFLREFTGELRDRWVHVDMSAPSWSEDEHAELTRGATGWGVRGLLRWLATLG, from the coding sequence GTGCTGGCCATTCGTCTGGTGAGCGAGCCGGTGCGGCTCGACGCCCTTGTCCTGCCCGTTCGTCCCGAAGGGCCGGACGCCCCGGCCACCCTGGTCCCGACCGCCTCGCCGCCCGCCGAAGAGATCCGGGCCGAGGTGATCGCGTTGCTTCCCGCCGCCCGGTTGACCGGCGACACCGGCGAGATCCGGGAGCACCTGCGCCCCGGCGGCACGCCGTCGCGACTGGTCCTGCTCGGCGTCGGCGCGGGCGACGAATCCGCGTGGCGGAGCGCGGGCGCGGCGCTGGCGCGGGCCGCCAAGAATGAGACGCACATCACTGTAGCGCTGCCCGTGGACGGCGAGCCGGCGCTGCGGGGCCTGGTCGAGGGCCTGCTGCTGGGGTCGTACCGGTTCCGCCTGACCGAGGCCGGCGGGGCGCCCGCGCTGGCCGAGGTGGACGTCGTGGTGGCCGACCCGGAGGCTCTCGCCCCGACCCTGGCGACAGCCCGGACCACCGCCGAGATGACCCGGCTGGCCCGCGACCTGACCAACACCCCCTCGTCGACCAAGAACCCGGCCTGGTTCGCCGCCCAGATCGAGACGGCCGCGGCCGGTCACCCCGACCTGCACCTGCGGGTACGCGAGCCGGCCGAACTCGCGGCCGAGGGCTTCGGCGGCATCCTCGCCGTCGGCGGCGGCTCGGCCAACGGGCCCCGCCTGGTCGAGCTGGACTGGCGACCGGCGGACGCGCGTACCCACGTGGTGCTGGTGGGCAAGGGGATCACCTTCGACACCGGTGGCATCTCGATCAAGCCGGTGCCGGCGATGAAACTGATGCGCAAGGACATGGCCGGCGCCGCCGCGGTGCTCGCCGCGACGCTGGGCGCCGCCGCGCTGCGGCTGCCGGTGCGGGTCACCACGCTCGCCCCGCTGGCCGAGAACATGGTCAGCGGGTCGGCGTTCCGCCCCGGCGACATTGTCCGCCACTACGGCGGCCTGACCAGCGAGAGCACCAACTCCGACGCCGAGGGCCGGCTGGTGCTCGCCGACGCCATGGCGTACGCGGCGCGCGAACTCAAGCCCGACCTGCTGGTCGACCTGGCCACCCTCACCGGTGCCAACGCGGTCGCGCTCGGCAAGCGGCACGGTGCCCTCTACAGCGAGAACGACCAGCTCGCGACCGACCTGCTGACCGCGATCGCGGCGGCCGGCGAGCGCGCCTGGCGGATGCCGCTGCCCGCCGACTACGTCGAGTACCTGGGCAGCGAGGTGGCCGACCTGCACAGCTCCCCGGACCGGGGCGCCGGCTCGGTGGTCGCCGCGCTCTTCCTCCGCGAGTTCACCGGCGAGCTGCGCGACCGCTGGGTGCACGTGGACATGTCCGCCCCCTCGTGGTCCGAGGACGAGCACGCGGAGCTGACCCGGGGCGCCACCGGCTGGGGCGTACGCGGGCTGCTGCGCTGGCTGGCGACGCTGGGCTGA
- a CDS encoding preprotein translocase subunit TatB: MFENLNWWEIGALLLLALLIFGDRLPAVIGDGLRMVRNLRAMARNATTDLSRELGTDIQLEDLHPKAFIRKHLLSEEDEQAIRKPLQSVYDNLRSDVTGVHEELKSVAKAADLRSNGTSPTTSTGGTPPAAPAPRPSYDDIT; this comes from the coding sequence GTGTTCGAGAACCTGAACTGGTGGGAGATCGGCGCGCTGCTGCTCCTGGCGCTGTTGATCTTCGGAGACCGGCTGCCCGCCGTGATCGGCGACGGTCTCCGGATGGTCCGCAACCTGCGTGCCATGGCCCGTAACGCCACCACCGACCTGAGCCGCGAGCTGGGCACCGACATCCAGCTGGAGGACCTGCACCCGAAGGCGTTCATCCGCAAGCACCTGCTCAGCGAGGAGGACGAGCAGGCCATCCGGAAGCCGCTGCAGAGCGTGTACGACAACCTGCGCTCGGACGTCACCGGCGTGCACGAGGAGCTGAAGAGCGTCGCCAAGGCGGCGGATCTGCGTTCCAACGGCACCAGCCCGACCACGTCGACCGGCGGCACCCCGCCGGCGGCCCCCGCCCCCCGCCCCAGCTACGACGACATCACCTGA
- a CDS encoding PhzF family phenazine biosynthesis protein: MSTLAYEIVDVFTDRPFTGNPLAVVFGAEGLATEQMQALALEFNLSETVFVLPPTQVGATYRARIFTPAEELPFAGHPSVGAAVTASRRGMFDAGTVTQECGAGVLPIEVSGTGATLTGGTPTLGPELDPEPLLEMVGLSVADHPGPAPRVAGCGLEFPYLPVRPDAVARARMNPATAERYGVEHVSVFSWDADTRTAHARVFVPGLGVPEDPATGSAALGLGVWLVASGLLPGEGRAEYAVRQGIEINRPSALACTVTAAGGAAVGATVAGQVVPVARGEIAVPPFVG, from the coding sequence ATGTCGACCTTGGCCTACGAGATCGTGGACGTCTTCACCGACCGCCCGTTCACCGGCAACCCGCTGGCTGTGGTGTTTGGCGCGGAAGGGCTTGCCACCGAACAGATGCAGGCGCTCGCGCTGGAGTTCAACCTGTCGGAGACGGTGTTCGTGCTGCCGCCGACCCAGGTCGGCGCGACGTACCGGGCGCGGATCTTCACCCCGGCCGAGGAACTGCCGTTCGCCGGGCACCCCAGCGTCGGCGCCGCGGTGACCGCCAGCCGCCGCGGAATGTTCGACGCGGGCACGGTCACCCAGGAGTGCGGTGCGGGTGTGCTGCCGATCGAGGTGAGCGGGACCGGGGCGACCCTCACCGGTGGGACGCCCACCCTCGGCCCGGAACTCGACCCGGAGCCGCTGCTGGAGATGGTCGGCCTCAGCGTCGCCGACCACCCCGGGCCGGCGCCCCGGGTCGCCGGCTGCGGGCTGGAGTTTCCCTACCTTCCGGTACGCCCCGACGCGGTGGCCCGCGCCCGGATGAACCCGGCGACGGCCGAGCGGTACGGCGTGGAGCACGTGAGCGTCTTCTCCTGGGACGCCGACACCCGCACCGCACACGCCCGGGTCTTCGTGCCGGGGCTCGGCGTGCCGGAGGACCCGGCGACCGGATCGGCCGCCCTCGGCCTCGGCGTCTGGCTGGTCGCCAGCGGACTGCTGCCCGGCGAGGGCCGCGCGGAGTACGCGGTGCGCCAGGGCATCGAGATCAACCGGCCGTCCGCGTTGGCCTGCACGGTGACCGCGGCCGGTGGGGCGGCGGTGGGCGCGACAGTCGCCGGCCAGGTGGTGCCGGTGGCCCGCGGCGAGATCGCCGTGCCCCCCTTCGTGGGCTGA
- a CDS encoding S1C family serine protease, whose protein sequence is MGGTDVTDGWDGRQPGGYPAPAAGPAFGSPPQGTQSAGGGGASWPGSPPQGPQGAGGTGSPWWSDALADPWRDPYAPAAVVVSAAPADPASEPEPVSDPDAPGRPGLRQVVLVSLITALLAGSLGSALTYAFLHGGATAPRLGAQSGQAPALAQRKPESLAGVAEKVLPSVVTIRMASLGGVSEGSGFVVSGDGHIVTNDHVIAGGTGKATVIFNDGSSAPATVVGHDPESDLAVVKATRTGLRPVEFGDSDGLAVGDPVLAIGSPLSLANTVTAGIVSALDRTMQAGEPGGPTRYYAAIQTDAAVNHGNSGGPLVDGAGRVVGVNSTIKSLVADGQEAGNIGLAFAIPINQAKRITQDIIGTGKARRTVIGAQVGGTGVTSGGVRLNAVEPAGPAASAGLKAGDVVLRLDGHPLTEPTDLVALVRKYAPGSVVAVEYRRGSTRQNASVTLAADAK, encoded by the coding sequence CTGGGAGGCACCGACGTGACCGACGGCTGGGACGGGCGCCAGCCCGGCGGGTACCCGGCACCGGCGGCAGGGCCGGCGTTCGGGAGCCCGCCTCAGGGCACTCAGAGCGCCGGAGGCGGCGGCGCGAGCTGGCCCGGGAGCCCGCCCCAGGGCCCGCAGGGCGCGGGCGGCACGGGCTCACCCTGGTGGTCCGACGCGCTCGCCGACCCGTGGCGCGATCCGTACGCGCCCGCCGCGGTGGTGGTTTCCGCCGCCCCGGCCGACCCCGCCAGCGAGCCCGAACCGGTCAGCGACCCGGACGCGCCGGGCCGGCCCGGGCTGCGGCAGGTCGTGCTGGTCTCGCTGATCACGGCCCTGCTGGCCGGCTCGCTCGGCAGCGCCCTGACGTACGCCTTCCTGCACGGCGGTGCGACCGCGCCCCGCCTCGGCGCGCAGTCGGGGCAGGCCCCGGCGCTCGCCCAGCGCAAACCCGAGTCACTGGCCGGTGTCGCCGAGAAGGTGCTGCCCAGCGTGGTGACCATCCGGATGGCCAGCCTGGGCGGCGTAAGCGAGGGCTCGGGCTTCGTGGTGAGCGGCGACGGGCACATCGTCACCAACGACCACGTGATCGCCGGCGGCACCGGCAAGGCCACGGTGATCTTCAACGACGGCAGCTCGGCGCCGGCCACCGTGGTCGGCCACGATCCGGAATCCGACCTCGCGGTGGTCAAGGCGACGCGTACCGGGCTGAGACCGGTGGAGTTCGGCGACTCGGACGGGCTGGCCGTCGGCGACCCGGTGCTCGCCATCGGCTCGCCGCTCTCGCTGGCGAACACCGTCACCGCCGGCATCGTCAGCGCCCTCGACCGGACCATGCAGGCCGGCGAGCCGGGCGGCCCGACGCGCTACTACGCGGCGATCCAGACCGACGCGGCGGTCAACCACGGCAACTCCGGCGGCCCGCTGGTCGACGGCGCCGGCCGGGTGGTCGGGGTGAACTCCACGATCAAGTCGCTGGTCGCCGACGGCCAGGAGGCCGGCAACATCGGGCTCGCCTTCGCCATCCCGATCAACCAGGCCAAGCGGATCACCCAGGACATCATCGGCACCGGCAAGGCCCGGCGTACGGTGATCGGCGCCCAGGTGGGCGGCACCGGCGTGACCAGCGGAGGCGTACGCCTCAACGCGGTGGAGCCCGCCGGCCCGGCCGCCTCGGCCGGGCTCAAGGCCGGTGACGTGGTGCTGAGGCTGGACGGGCACCCGCTGACCGAGCCCACCGACCTGGTGGCGCTGGTCCGCAAGTACGCCCCCGGCTCGGTGGTGGCGGTGGAGTACCGGCGGGGGTCGACCCGGCAGAACGCCTCGGTGACGCTTGCCGCAGATGCGAAGTGA
- a CDS encoding P-loop NTPase yields the protein MSAPVSTVSEAIQAALATVNDPEIRRPITELGMVRSAEVGDDGVVRVELLLTVAGCPLKDKLRTDITAAVGAVPGVTGVEIEFGVMSPEQRQQLQSKLRGGATAEPVVPFAQPGSRTRVYAVASGKGGVGKSSVTVNLAAALAARGLSVGVVDADIYGHSVPRMLGAEGAPTRVEDMIMPPQAHGVKVISIGMFTPGNTAVVWRGPMLHRALQQFLADVYWGDLDVLLLDLPPGTGDIAISVAQLLPNAEILVVTTPQAAAAEVAERAGAIALQTHQRVVGVIENMSWLELPDGSRMEVFGAGGGAAVAESLTRTIGAQVPVLGQIPLDTRVREGGDAGTPIVLAEPDAPAARALAQVADRLAIRRESLLGKPLGLKPSAR from the coding sequence ATGTCAGCACCCGTCAGCACCGTCTCCGAGGCGATTCAGGCCGCTCTGGCAACCGTCAACGATCCGGAGATCCGTCGGCCGATCACCGAACTCGGCATGGTCCGTTCCGCCGAGGTCGGCGACGACGGCGTCGTCCGGGTCGAGCTGCTGCTCACCGTGGCCGGCTGCCCGCTGAAGGACAAGCTGCGTACCGACATCACCGCCGCGGTGGGCGCGGTGCCCGGCGTGACCGGTGTCGAGATCGAGTTCGGCGTGATGAGCCCGGAGCAGCGCCAGCAGCTCCAGTCCAAGCTGCGCGGCGGTGCCACCGCCGAGCCGGTCGTCCCGTTCGCGCAGCCCGGCTCCCGCACCCGGGTGTACGCGGTCGCCAGCGGCAAGGGCGGCGTCGGCAAGTCGAGCGTCACGGTCAACCTGGCCGCCGCGCTGGCCGCTCGTGGCCTGTCGGTCGGCGTGGTCGACGCGGACATCTACGGCCACTCGGTGCCCCGGATGCTCGGCGCCGAGGGTGCCCCGACCCGGGTCGAGGACATGATCATGCCGCCGCAGGCGCACGGCGTGAAGGTCATCTCGATCGGCATGTTCACCCCGGGCAACACGGCCGTCGTCTGGCGCGGCCCGATGCTGCACCGGGCCCTGCAGCAGTTCCTCGCCGACGTCTACTGGGGCGACCTGGACGTGCTCCTGCTGGACCTGCCCCCGGGCACCGGTGACATCGCGATCTCGGTGGCCCAGCTCCTGCCGAACGCGGAGATCCTGGTCGTCACCACCCCGCAGGCCGCCGCCGCCGAGGTGGCCGAGCGGGCCGGCGCGATCGCGCTGCAGACCCACCAGCGGGTGGTCGGCGTCATCGAGAACATGTCCTGGCTGGAGCTGCCGGACGGCTCGCGGATGGAGGTCTTCGGGGCCGGTGGCGGCGCGGCGGTCGCCGAGTCGCTGACCCGGACCATCGGCGCACAGGTGCCGGTGCTGGGGCAGATCCCGCTGGACACCCGGGTCCGCGAGGGCGGCGACGCCGGCACCCCGATCGTGCTGGCCGAGCCGGACGCCCCGGCCGCCCGGGCGCTGGCCCAGGTCGCCGACCGCCTGGCGATCCGCCGCGAGTCTCTGCTCGGCAAGCCCCTGGGCCTCAAGCCCTCCGCCCGCTGA
- a CDS encoding DMT family transporter yields MLPVSSGPYRPPLDALTIGALVLAVTAVSSSAPLVAFAAAPALAVAFWRNLLSAAVLGPFSVAGRRAEIRALTVGAGRREGLYCVLSGVALAAHFATWMPSAQLTTVAAATALGATQPVWQGLIARWQGRRLPLAVWAGIGVAVLGAVLATGADFTVSGRAFTGDLLAIVGGLFAAVYTAFGERARATISTTTYTTICYGVCAAILLVVCLVGGVPLHGWAAGTWWAILGLVAGAQLLGHSMFNYALHRVSATTVSVLILLEAPGAALIAWVWLGQLPRPLALPGLALLLAGVAVVVLGGARAGRRTEPVPVPADAAPLAD; encoded by the coding sequence TTGCTCCCCGTGTCCTCCGGTCCGTACCGCCCGCCGCTCGACGCGCTGACCATCGGCGCGCTCGTGCTGGCCGTCACCGCCGTCTCGTCGTCGGCCCCGCTGGTCGCGTTCGCCGCCGCGCCGGCCCTCGCCGTCGCCTTCTGGCGGAACCTGCTCTCGGCCGCCGTGCTCGGTCCGTTCTCCGTGGCCGGGCGGCGGGCCGAGATCCGGGCGCTGACCGTCGGCGCCGGCCGGCGCGAGGGGCTGTACTGCGTGCTGTCCGGGGTGGCGTTGGCCGCCCACTTCGCCACCTGGATGCCGAGCGCGCAGCTCACCACCGTCGCCGCGGCCACCGCGTTGGGCGCCACCCAGCCGGTGTGGCAGGGGCTGATCGCCCGCTGGCAGGGGCGGCGGCTGCCGCTGGCGGTCTGGGCGGGGATCGGGGTGGCCGTGCTCGGCGCGGTGCTGGCCACCGGCGCCGACTTCACCGTCTCCGGCCGGGCCTTCACCGGCGACCTGCTCGCCATCGTGGGCGGCCTGTTCGCCGCGGTCTACACCGCCTTCGGCGAGCGGGCCCGGGCCACCATCAGCACCACCACGTACACCACCATCTGCTACGGCGTCTGCGCGGCGATCCTGCTGGTGGTCTGCCTGGTCGGCGGGGTGCCCCTGCACGGCTGGGCCGCCGGCACCTGGTGGGCGATCCTCGGTCTGGTGGCCGGCGCCCAACTGCTCGGCCACTCGATGTTCAACTACGCCCTGCACCGGGTCTCCGCCACCACGGTCAGCGTGCTGATCCTGTTGGAGGCTCCGGGCGCGGCCCTGATCGCCTGGGTCTGGCTCGGTCAACTGCCCCGCCCGCTCGCCCTGCCCGGGCTGGCCCTGCTGCTGGCCGGCGTCGCCGTCGTCGTCCTTGGCGGTGCCCGGGCCGGCCGCCGTACCGAACCGGTTCCCGTCCCCGCCGACGCCGCCCCGCTGGCCGACTGA
- a CDS encoding O-methyltransferase, with protein sequence MVQVLQFAESYVTEDLVLRTARSLAEEVGVDAVTPGAGAALRLLAAAGNARAVVEIGTGTGVSGVWLLRGMRPDGVLTTIDVEVEHQRIARRIFVEAGIPPGRTRIITGRALDVLPRLADGAYDLVFVDAEATGFSACVDAALRLLRPGGVLALNGVLAGGRIGDPAARDLETVTVRETIKAVRESEHWVPALLPVGHGLLAAVKL encoded by the coding sequence ATGGTCCAGGTGCTCCAGTTCGCCGAGTCGTACGTCACCGAGGATCTCGTGCTGCGCACGGCCCGCAGTCTCGCCGAGGAGGTGGGTGTGGACGCGGTGACGCCGGGAGCCGGGGCCGCGTTGCGGCTGCTCGCCGCCGCCGGCAACGCCCGCGCGGTGGTGGAGATCGGCACCGGCACCGGAGTCAGCGGTGTCTGGCTGCTGCGCGGCATGCGTCCCGACGGGGTGCTCACCACCATCGACGTGGAGGTGGAGCACCAACGGATCGCCCGCCGGATCTTCGTGGAGGCGGGCATCCCGCCGGGGCGTACCCGGATCATCACGGGCCGAGCCCTCGACGTGCTGCCACGGCTCGCGGACGGCGCCTACGACCTGGTCTTCGTCGACGCGGAGGCAACCGGCTTCAGCGCCTGTGTGGACGCCGCGCTGCGGCTGCTGCGGCCCGGCGGGGTGCTCGCGCTCAACGGCGTCCTCGCCGGCGGCCGGATCGGCGACCCGGCCGCACGCGACCTGGAGACGGTCACCGTCCGGGAGACCATCAAGGCGGTCCGGGAGTCGGAGCACTGGGTCCCCGCGCTGCTGCCGGTCGGGCACGGCCTGCTCGCCGCCGTGAAGCTCTGA
- a CDS encoding magnesium transporter MgtE N-terminal domain-containing protein — protein sequence MSTPNRVYIARLAGVAVFDPNGDQVGRVRDAVARMRPNQRPPEVVGLVAEMPMRRRIFLSINRITSIDPDAVVLGSGTLNLRRFSKRPNELLVLAELLDRRVQLEDGPSGSVVDVAMECGRTGEWTLTRVAVREQTGRLTRRGHLHQVEWDRVRGLGGVGDSRGTANLLAVLEDMRPADLANALQDLPDARRNEVAAALDDERLADVLSELPERDQVEILAALDRERAADVLEEMDPDDAADLLNELPPPEQDVLLDLMEPDEADPVRQLLRYASGTAGSVMTSEPVILPPDATVAEALARIREPQLSPAVAAQVFVARSPLTTPTGRYLGMVHFQRLLREPPADLLGGVVVNDIDPLRPTSPLPEITRRMATYDLVAMPVVDRNNRLVGAVTVDDVLDHSLPRDWRNRDAMPAPATPSQETLDRDHG from the coding sequence GTGAGCACGCCGAACCGGGTCTACATCGCGCGACTCGCCGGAGTCGCCGTCTTCGACCCGAATGGCGACCAGGTGGGCCGGGTTCGCGACGCGGTCGCCCGGATGCGGCCCAACCAACGCCCGCCCGAGGTGGTGGGGTTGGTCGCCGAGATGCCGATGCGCCGGCGCATCTTCCTCTCCATCAACCGGATCACCTCGATCGACCCGGACGCCGTCGTGCTCGGCAGCGGCACCCTCAACCTGCGCCGGTTCTCCAAGCGCCCCAACGAGCTGCTCGTGCTGGCGGAGTTGCTGGATCGCCGGGTCCAGCTGGAGGACGGGCCGTCCGGCTCGGTGGTCGACGTGGCCATGGAGTGCGGCCGCACCGGCGAGTGGACGCTGACCCGGGTCGCCGTCCGCGAACAGACCGGCCGTCTCACCCGCCGCGGTCACCTCCACCAGGTCGAGTGGGACCGGGTCCGCGGCCTCGGCGGGGTCGGCGACAGCCGGGGTACGGCGAACCTGCTGGCCGTACTGGAGGACATGCGCCCGGCCGACCTGGCCAACGCGTTGCAGGACCTGCCCGACGCCCGGCGCAACGAGGTGGCGGCGGCGCTGGACGACGAGCGCCTCGCCGACGTGCTCAGCGAGCTGCCCGAGCGGGACCAGGTAGAGATCCTGGCCGCGCTGGATCGGGAACGCGCCGCCGACGTGCTGGAGGAGATGGACCCGGACGACGCCGCCGACCTGCTCAACGAGCTACCGCCGCCCGAGCAGGACGTGCTGCTCGACCTGATGGAGCCGGACGAGGCCGACCCGGTACGCCAGCTGCTCCGCTACGCCTCGGGCACCGCCGGCAGCGTGATGACCTCCGAGCCGGTGATCCTGCCGCCGGACGCCACGGTGGCCGAGGCGCTGGCCCGCATCCGGGAGCCGCAGCTCTCGCCCGCCGTGGCGGCGCAGGTCTTCGTGGCCCGTTCCCCGCTGACCACGCCGACCGGGCGTTACCTGGGCATGGTCCACTTCCAGCGACTGCTCCGTGAGCCCCCGGCCGACCTGCTGGGCGGGGTGGTGGTCAACGACATCGACCCGCTCCGCCCGACCAGCCCGCTGCCCGAGATCACCCGCCGGATGGCCACCTACGACCTGGTCGCCATGCCGGTGGTGGACCGCAACAACCGGCTGGTCGGCGCGGTGACCGTGGACGACGTGCTGGACCACTCACTGCCCCGCGACTGGCGCAACCGGGACGCCATGCCGGCCCCGGCCACCCCCAGCCAGGAGACCCTGGACCGCGATCATGGCTGA
- a CDS encoding DUF1003 domain-containing protein: MADQRRAERLDQPREPRGVKLPRVDQETFGRWSEGIARGMGTANFIVYMTLFIGAWFAWNTLAPPSWRFDPYTFTFLTLMLSIQASYAAPLILLAQNRQSDRDRIALEEDRRRATMQKAETEYLAREIAALRIALGEVATRDFVRSELARLAEELDEAAQRRQKLARRQEREGRRPGGGEPLDEPHDDLDGDYAREPRAEG, from the coding sequence ATGGCTGACCAGCGGCGGGCCGAGCGGCTGGACCAGCCACGCGAGCCCCGGGGCGTCAAGCTGCCCCGGGTCGACCAGGAGACCTTCGGCCGGTGGTCCGAGGGGATCGCCCGGGGCATGGGCACGGCCAACTTCATCGTCTACATGACGTTGTTCATCGGCGCGTGGTTCGCCTGGAACACGCTCGCCCCGCCGAGCTGGCGCTTCGACCCGTACACCTTCACCTTCCTGACCCTCATGCTCTCCATCCAGGCCTCGTACGCGGCCCCGCTGATCCTGCTCGCGCAGAACCGGCAGTCGGACCGGGACCGGATCGCGCTGGAGGAGGACCGCCGGCGCGCCACCATGCAGAAGGCCGAGACGGAGTACCTGGCCCGGGAGATCGCCGCCCTGCGGATCGCCCTGGGCGAGGTGGCCACCCGCGACTTCGTCCGTTCCGAGCTGGCCCGGCTGGCCGAGGAACTGGACGAGGCGGCGCAGCGGCGGCAGAAGCTGGCACGCCGGCAGGAACGGGAAGGCCGGCGGCCGGGCGGCGGCGAGCCGCTCGACGAACCGCACGACGACCTGGACGGCGACTACGCCCGGGAGCCGCGCGCGGAGGGCTGA
- a CDS encoding HAD family hydrolase, producing MPTYQAVLFDFFGTLTCGVQRGTAHLAIAEQLGCPPDTLIEVLDRTYYQRASGRLGNAEATLRWVCDQAGVHPSQRAVRAAVASRHQAIRADTRLRDEAVPVLATLRHRGVRTGLISDCTHELPEFLPQLAVAPLLDVRVFSVQVGCCKPDPALYWAACRRLGLAPADCLYVGDGGSQELTGAERAGMTAVRLAAPDLADHMVFNADRSWHGPALASLAEVLDLLDPASRTVPA from the coding sequence ATGCCCACCTACCAGGCGGTGCTGTTCGACTTCTTCGGCACGCTCACCTGCGGCGTTCAGCGCGGCACCGCCCACCTGGCCATCGCGGAGCAGCTCGGCTGCCCACCCGACACCCTGATCGAGGTGCTCGACCGCACCTACTACCAGCGCGCCAGCGGCCGGCTCGGCAACGCCGAGGCAACCCTGCGCTGGGTCTGCGACCAGGCCGGAGTCCACCCCTCCCAGCGAGCCGTACGCGCCGCGGTCGCCTCCCGCCACCAGGCGATACGCGCCGACACCCGACTACGGGACGAGGCGGTGCCGGTGCTGGCCACGCTGCGCCACCGGGGCGTACGCACCGGGCTGATCAGCGACTGCACCCATGAACTGCCGGAGTTCCTGCCCCAACTGGCGGTCGCGCCGCTGCTCGACGTACGCGTCTTCTCGGTGCAGGTCGGCTGCTGCAAGCCCGACCCGGCCCTCTACTGGGCCGCCTGCCGCCGGCTCGGCCTCGCCCCGGCCGACTGCCTCTACGTGGGCGACGGGGGCAGCCAGGAACTCACCGGCGCGGAGCGGGCCGGCATGACGGCGGTCCGGCTGGCCGCCCCGGACCTGGCCGACCACATGGTGTTCAACGCCGACCGGTCCTGGCACGGCCCGGCGCTGGCCTCGCTGGCGGAGGTGCTGGACCTGCTCGACCCGGCCTCCCGCACCGTCCCGGCCTGA